The Mauremys mutica isolate MM-2020 ecotype Southern chromosome 1, ASM2049712v1, whole genome shotgun sequence genome has a segment encoding these proteins:
- the LOC123362134 gene encoding olfactory receptor 52E4-like has protein sequence MSDSNTTYFTNPSTFILLGIPGLEAAHIWISIPFCAVYAIAVLGNFTILFIVKRETSLHEPMFYFFCMLAVSDLVMSTATVPKMLSIFWFNSREISFSACLTQMYFVNCFSGMESGILVAMAFDRYVAICNPLRYSMTLTNSAVAKIGLAVVLRSGILTLPYPFLVRRWPYCRTNVIPHFYCAHIAVVKLACADIRINSYYGLFDLFSMIGMDVFFIAVSYTLILRAIFRLPTKDARLKTFGTCISHLCAISALYIPDLFSALTQRFGHNVPLHVLILITSVNQLVPPMLHPIIYGVRTKQIRGRLLFSLCSGS, from the coding sequence ATGTCAGATTCTAACACAACttacttcaccaacccctccaccttcatcctacttggcattcctggcctggaggcagcccataTATGGATCTCCATTCCCTTCTGTGCTGTGTATGCCATAGCCgtgttggggaacttcaccatcctgttcatcgtgaagagggagacaagcctccatgagcccatgttcTATTTCttctgcatgctggctgtcagcGACCTGGTCATGTCCACAGCCACCgtacccaaaatgctgagcatcttctggttcaattccagggagatcagtttcagtgcctgcctcacccagatgtactttgtTAACTGCTTCTCAGGGATGGAGTCTGGAatcctcgtggccatggcttttgatcgctatgtggccatctgcaatCCTCTGAGATATTCCATGACCCTGACAAACTCTGCTGTGGCCAAAATAGGCCTGGCTGTGGTGCTGCGTAGTGGCATACTCACATTGCCCTATCCCTTCCTGGTGAggcggtggccatattgcagaaccaatgTCATCCCCCACTTCTATTGTGCGCATATAGCTGTagtgaagctggcctgcgctgACATCCGCATCAATAGTTATTATGGGCTGTTTGATCTTTTCTCTATGATCGGAATGGACGTGTTTTTTATTGCCGTGTCCTATACTCTGATCCTTCGGGCCATCttccgcctccccacaaaggatgcccggctcaaaacttttgggacctgcatctctcatctttgtgccatctcagCTTTGTACATCCCAGATTTATTCTCCGCCCTCACGCAGCGGTTTGGCCATAATGTGCCACTGCATGTCCTCATTCTTATTACCAGTGTGAACCAGCTGGTGCCCCCCATGTTACACCCCATCAtttatggggtgaggaccaagcagatccggggcaggctgcTTTTCTCCTTGTGCTCTGGCTCATAA